TATGTTTTTGGCTGGAAATATTACTATGTGGACAGTTTGTTGAAGACAGTGAAGGTTCTCCAGCTATAGATTTTACAATCTCATGCTTTTGCTTGACTTGCCTAAACAGTCTGCACATGAATGGAGTCATACACAAAACAAGAACGCATGTTCAAAATTGCTAGGTGTATCCATAGTAAACACACCTCTTAAATCCCTGCTTTTTCTTAATCAAACAAATTATTGGTTTCTTATTTACCAAAACTTATGCACAATAAAAGATGGAGATGGTGATGATAAAAACATGAAAAATTTATGTTGAATGATAATTTCTTTAAGTAATAGTTGGATAGGACTAAATCAAGAGTTTTACTTGAGCTGCATTTACAAATACAGACCAATTACCAGGGCATAGTGTTGTAGGCTTGTAGCCGAGTGTAAGATAAATAAATGCTACTATTTACAGCAGTTCACAGCACAAGCACAAGCAAAAGCCAGAAAGCAATGCTAGTCAGCCCTTACTTATGGTACATATGTAAGGGTGCTCTAAACAGCATGAACTGCATGACTATCCCCCCAGCCAATCATTCATTTGAAACTCGAAATGCTTTGCTTGGTGTGATTTTCCTAATCATCCAGTAGGAAAACCACCTCATTCTTCTTGATGAAGTCATGTGTTGTGTGATCAACCACCTGCACATGATGTACAATAGATCAATACATCCACAAAAGAACTGATGCATTCATTGCAAATAGCTGATATAAAACAACTATTCACCAAATGAGGTTTTATAGGCCAGCACCACCTTGACGATGTTAGTCTGTCCTCAACTTGATGGTGCCCATTCACATATTTCACAGTTTATTTTAGTGTTAAATGGCTCTTTATGACTGTTAAGCCCAGAACGAGATATCTAAGGATATTGCTGCAGCCATATAATAAACAAATGAAAGTGCCCCCTCACTAGATGTTTAAGAAGGTGATTCAAACATTTCAACACTTTACATAACAAATGGAGAGTTCAAGTCTCGCCATCATCTGTCAACCAAATATTACCTGCTTAACCCAAGAAAAAGGAGCTGGCCCCCATGGGAAGGGGAGGGCATGTTGCATaccaaaaatataaataagaaAATCAATCTCTAACAACTAACAGCTTATAAATAAGACAGCTACAACATTTCAACACATGATAATGGCAGTTAGAAGATATTGTAATGTATGAATCAGAATAATGACATGAATACACACAAATTTAGTTTTCCGTCACATCCCAATAGATGTGAAATGTTGCCCAGAGAAATGGGAGGAAAAAGATGCTGAGTCTCTGACCCTCCCAGATATCAATTTTGCTTATATAAGTTTCTCATAGAGGTCCTGTGTTAGAAGTCTTCATCTGCTGGAGCATTTTCTTTTCCAAAAGTTTGGTTCACTAAAGCTTCAAACTGGTTGAATCATCACTCTTTTTATCAACAGAAGCAACTAGGCTTAAAAATTAAGAACCAAAACAATAATACTTAACGTTACCAAGAAAAGAAAGGGGGTGATTCCCTGGTTAGTCTAAAACAGAATTTCCATGATGCATGTAATCAACATGCATAAATGTGATCAATTCAACTGTAATAGTAGAAAACAGAAGATCCTTACATTAGTATTGTTCAGCTCCAGATTGTAAAAGTCCATTTTGTCATCTGTAAATAATGGCCCAGCATGCCATGTACCATGGTTCAGCTTTACAAACTTTGGACCTGAAATTCTGAAAGCCTGCACTTCACCAACAGCAGGAGGCACATAAAAGTGCCCACAACGTGACTGCACAATATCAGCACCTGCAGCGCCCTTGATATCAGCTGGATCCACAATAGATGGCTTAGCAACTCCAAGATACCAAACATTGCCTCCAATAGATCCCAGACATTGGGTCACATTGGCATGATGTGTTATCTTAGAAAATCTGAGCGACCGATCTTTCAGCTGCATAACGTAAAACCTGATAGAAAACACCACGTACACAGCTCAACTCGCTTAATCATCTCATTAACTAATCCAACAAATGATATTTGgataaattaaaaaagaaaaactatTAGCTGGTCTAGTGGTTAGAGCATAGTGCATGATGTGTGGGTTAGGGCGTTAGGCACACATcaggggcagaggcagagctaGGATTTGAAGATATGATTTCAGAATTCTAGTCTTTTTAAGATTATTTGTACATTATAATAGATTTCTTTACACAAATACAGGGTTTGAACcaaagttactgggttcggccgaacacCTAATAAGCATGCTAACTCCCCCTGATCAGGGGTTTGAACCACAGACAAAAGTGTGGTATTTAGTGGAGAAGGTTAAAAGAGCAGGCCCATTATCTATTAAGTTTCACATCATGCTCACTAACCCTCGGGAGTTTTTTGGTTATCAATACATACAAACAGCCAAGATTCAATTTTTGATATTCCTAGGCTACACAGTTAGGTTTTCTAATCTTATTTGTATGAAAATGAGTTCAATTGAAGCTGGTCTTACAGTAATTCGTCATAGCACcagcaaatttattaagaagaACATCATTATTGTACAAGAAAATGTTATCTGAGATAAATAAAGAAGAATCCTGACCTGGGAATGCCACGGCTCAAGTCAAGCTGAGCATCACGAGGTCCAAATTCTTCCCCATCAGGGGACGCCTCAATTACTTGACCGAACTCTTTAAAACTCTCAGGGGTTGCTTCTATGGGTTTCAGCCTCACCACGGACGACGACGTCGCCGTGTTAACGCCGGCAGCAGATTCCATTGATACAGAAAAACAACGGTGGCTTAAGCGACGGCGAGTCGAAAACAGTTGATGAGGAGATTTTATGCGTGAATTCGCCGGAAATGAACCGGAACTTTTGTCGGCGACCGGAAAACCGGCGAGTCGGAGAGGAACAGTTGAGGCTTCTGTGACCACACTATGTGGCCTAGCGGATGGGGAATATATCAATGGCTTCAATTTCAGCATCTTTGAACATCACCCGTACATTCGGCTTTGACCGTAATTGCtcgaaaataaataagaaaatagtaGGCAAAAAGGCTTTTAACTGTACCGATTGTCACGTGGTAAAGGAGCTTTCAAAATTCACATACCAACACTTCAACTCAAGTATAAGTGAATTAACAAACATCTCCGACGTTTGAATCATAGCGTGCGCATTATAATTTCACAAACATAACAAATCTGTCACGTGTTAGGCGCGAAAACCCACTAAGCACCAATTATTTCTCATTCATTTTTTTTACCTAAAAtactcattttatttttattttaagtcGTCTATCTCAATTCCCCTCTAACATTTTCAATCGTATGCTCAAATGGAGAGAACGATTGTCATATGATTTTTCGCTCATTAGATCATCTGAAGGTtgtgtttatttttctttcaaaatcgGTCCCAAAACAAAAATCCGAGACAATCGTGTACCGTCGCTTTCTCCTCCACCAGAAACATAGAAGTCATTAAAGGTTTGATTATTGTCTTTCATGAAATTTCTGgttgttttcttgtatttttattcGTTATTGAAGATGATCATGATAGAATAATGTTTTGTATGCATGCAATGGTTCTTTTGTTATTTAGGGTTTAAAATTAGGGCTTTTTGGAATAACAtactaaattcttatttttttctctGGATTTTGTCGGTTCCATCGTTGATTTGGCATATAGGGTTAAAAAATTAGGACTTTTTATCATATCGAAATTTTTTGTCTCTTAAAATGATAAAGTTAGGGTTCTTTTCCCGCATTTGCTTGTTCTTTTCAAAGACGTGTTCAGACAATATTGTCTCTTTCTTTTGAATATTTTACTGATTTGGACTTATCTTATTTTCATAGGCATAGTGAGGCGGGATGGTTGTTCTTGTGAAATTACAATTTCACCATCAGGGATAACTGATAGCTGGCCCATTAATGAGGTATGAAAATGGTATAACATGGCATACTATTGTAACTGCTGACACTGATGAATTGCATGTTATTCAATTCAACAAATGGGCAAATGATATGAGGTACTTAGGTGTGGAGAAATTTGCATGTCAGGTCAATAAAAAGGGACCATCTCGATTTATTAAGTATGATGTTGATGTGTTAGAATTCTTCAAGGACTTTCATGATGgggattttattgatatttatttatgtcACATTTTTAATATACCATGTGTTGATATTGAATTGGATGAAATGTTAAGTAGTGGTGTGGACCCCAGTGATATCCCTATGACCAAACAACTAGCTTTAGTGATGTGCCAAAGAGGCAAACAAGTAGAGTTAATGTTAGGGCAATAAACTCACCTACCAATGATATAAATATTAGTTGTTTCACTGAGGGGAAAGGTAAAGGGAGGGCTGCTGATATAGAAGAGTCTACTGAGGATGAAGGGGTGTTCTACAACTTTCATCTAGCCATAGATTCGGATTGTGATGAATTTGAGAGTAATTCTGAGAGTGAGGATGTTGAATATGAGGGTGTTTTTGCTTAAAAGGATACATATGACTCACTTTATGATGTTGATGAGGATGTTGTTAGAGAGACAAGTAATATAGAAGCTGACATTGTTGCTGCTAGACAACAACagtcaataacaacaacaaccccgtataattccactagtggagtctggggaggttagtgtgtacgcgggtcttacccctaccctggggtagagaggctatttccgatagaccctcggctttctctctccaagaactccccaccttgctcttggtgtgactcgaactcacagcctcttggttggaagtggagggtgctcaccactagagcaacccactcttgtcaaaagAACTGGAAAGAGAGATCTAGTGATGTTAATGTAGATGAGCTACCTAGTGGCCCAATAGACATTGGCCCTGGATTTGAAGACATTTACAAGGAAATGACTGCTAAATATTCTAGCAAATCGGGAGGGGATGAGCAGTACCTAGACAGTTTAGATCTAGGGAGTGAGAATAGTACTAGTGATGATGTAGATGCAGATGATGAGGTGCATAACCTTCCTCCAAGAAGATACAGTAGAAAGGTCTACTTTGACCCTAACtgtaagaaaattatttttcaagtggGAATGGTCTTTGAAAATGTTAGACAATTTAGATCTTCTTTACAAGACTATGATGTACAAAGGAGAGTTCAGTTAAAGTTGAGACCAAATGAGAGGAATAGGATCAGGGCAACACGTTTGAACTCTAGTAGATGTAGATGACATATTTTAGGCAATTTACAGGCCACACACAAAACTTCATTGTTAACACATTCATGCTTCCTAGTCACAAGAAACAAGCTTCCTAACACAACTTGGATAGTTAAACATTACAAATATAAGATCATAAATCAGTATGATATAAAGCTCAAAAAGTTGCAAGAGTTGATAAGGATTAAGTATGGTGTGTATGTAGGAAAAATAATATATACCAGGGCTAGACAGAAGGTAACAGGTAAGTATTTAGGTAATTACAAAATGGAGTTTGCTAGGGTTTATGATTATGCTGACATGATAAGAATTACTAACCCAGACAACACTATTATGGTGAGGATTTTAAAAGAAATAGAACCTGGTAAAGAGGTCTTTGTGAGGATATACATGTGTTTACATGATTTGAAAATAGGTTGGTTAGAAGGGTGTAAAAATGTAATTAGATTTGATGGTGCATTTCTAAAGGGAGTGTGTAAAGGTGAGCTATTGTCATATATTGCTAAGGATGGTAATAACTAGATGTACCCTGTTGTTTGGGCAGTGGTTGAGAAAGAGACCAAGAACAATTGGTCTTGGTTTTTTAGGTGTCTAATGGAGGACTTGAAACTGACAGAATTTGAAGGTGAAGGACTAACAATTATGTCTGATATGCATAAGGTATgtgtattattttaattttattttttactttaataTTTAAGATTGCATTGGATGAACTCTAATAGTGTATTTTTGTTGTTCAAGTTGTATCTGAATTGATGCCAAATGCTGAGCATAGAATATGTGCAAGGCACATATGGAGCAACTGGAAGAAAATCTGGAGTGgtgaagaaagaaggaagaagtTCTGGGGTTGTGCAAGAGTTTAATTTGAAGCATTTCTGAAGGTTAAACTAGATGAGTTGGCAAAATTGGATGGGAATAAGATAATAGAAGACTTGCTTAGATATCCCAAACAGTTATGGTGCACGACCTTTTTTCAAGAACAACATGTGTGAGACCTTCAACAGTTGGATACTTACTTCTAGGCACAAGTCAATCATAACCATGTTGGAAGAGATCAGAGTGAAGGTAATTGAGAGGGTGACTAATATGAGAGAATTTTCTACAAAGTGAAATTCTGATATATCTCCTATGGCAATGAGGTACATTGAAGAGCAATCTATAAGAGCCACCAAACATgaatataaatgaaatggggaCACTGGATTTGAGATCCAAGATGGAATTTACAAACACATAGTTAATTTTGTAAAGAAAGAGTGTACATGTAGAATGTGGCAACTGAAAGGCATACCCTGCTCCCATACACTTTgtgcaattttttttaaaaggtaTGACACTGCTGACTATGTTGAGCATTGGTATAAGAAGAAAACATACCTCAAGGCATTCAATTGTTACATTCAACTTATGACTAATATGGAGATGTGGCCTCCAACTTAAAACCCCAAAGTTGAGCCTCATGCAATTATTAAGATGCCTGGTGGACCTAAGAAATATAGAAAGAAGGCTCCAGATGAACCTACAAAGAAATATGGTAAGAGATTAAGGAAGGGGACACCAATGACGTGTTCTAATTGCAAGACAGTATTGCATAACAAGAAAGGTTGTGCAATCCTGGTAAGAATCAAATGCTTCTTATACTTTAAGTGTTTTTTAGTCTTTTGCTGAATTTTTATATTCTGGGTGTTTTAGAAAGGTCAAAGTTCACTTGCTGGTGCTGGGAGTAATACTGCAAATGCACGTGCTACAACAACTGCATCAGGAGGTCATTATGGTACTACTGGTGGTGGTGGATCTGCATCACAACAATCTACTACTATTACAACAGCTAGATCcgcaacaaaaaaaaattatggaaCTACTGCTGATAGTGGATGAGGAACACAACAATCTGGAACTAAAGAAGAAAGATCAAGGACTCCTCAACAAATTCTTAGAACTTTAGGTGAAAGGCCTAGGACTACTGGATTTGGAATACTGTTTGGTGAATCAGGGACAATCATAGAGAGGGTAAGTATGTGCAATTCTCTCCAATTGTTGTGTCTAATTACTATACTAAGTTCTAATTATATTTCTATTTGGATGTAGTTTGAGTTAAGGGACAGAGTCACACATGATCTTAGGCAACTAATTGATGCTAGCCAGATCAATATTGATCTTAGATATAAAGCACCTAGACTAAGGTGGAAAGGAACAAATGCACTAACACAAAGGCAGCTTCAACAACGGGCTAGAAGGAGACAAACTTAGGCAACCCTAAGCCAATCTGAAACTCTTTCTTCAACTCAACCAAGCCTGAGTCAATCGCAGTCCAACTTTAACCTGTCTCAACCACAATGATTTGAAGAAATATTTCTTTTTGTGAAAGTTTAAGTTTGTTAGTATCAAAACTTATTTGTAGGTTATTTTATGGAAGATTTGGTTTGAAATATTCAGAACTTAGTTGTAAACTCGTTTATGCTAGTATGCAGATTTGATGGCCTACTAGTGACAATCCAAATGGTTGTTTTTAACTTGTCTAATATATGTTCAGATGTCAATGCCAAGCATAACTATTCATTGCAGCAAAATACTTCATATACTTGACATTGTCATTGTTTGTTAAGAATAAATATACAATACaaaggttttaaattaagaataaCACTACAAAGAGCAGtgcatcaacaacaaatacaattacATATTATTTTCCCATGTTCCTTCGCTGCTCATTGACGCGAATTCTTGATAGCAATCCTGAAATTACTAGTTTGTAATGATCTGGAAGAGGTGGGTCAACCCACCTGAAAAAATTACAGCAACCAATTATACCATAATTTGAGCATCATAAGAACCTTCTACCCGGATTGGTGGGCTTCCAGGTTATACACACAACTACGTCAACTTTGCAATGACAAACTATACAACTTTCCATTACATTCTTGGCCTGAAGAATAAAATATCCACCTAGAGAAGAAATAATTTGACTTGAATCTGTAAACAATTTGAAGAGAATAAGAGATTTAGAGCTTGTGTAAGTCAAAAATGGAGGTTGTAGgccaaaagaggaagaagaagccCTCTAAATAGATGGGCCCTTGGGTTTATTACCGTTGGCCATTAAAAAAAATCACATTCACGCTCCTGCCAGGCGTGACTTACATGCACAACAGCTGACTAGGAATAACTGATGCCAAATAGATTGATTCAACTGTTAGAGGTGTTTATTAGTTCACTTATGCTCAAGTTGAAGTGTTCATATGAAAATTTTGAAAGTTCATTTACCGGCATGACAATCGGGTACAAGTTTAAGTGGCCAAGAGGCCATTTtgccaaaaaaataataagacgattatttcttctttatttttaaaggatgaaaattataaaaataaaaattgaggactaccaatattttttctttttataaaggTACACAAATTAAATAAGCATGATTTTTTTTCCTGACTAAACACATCAATGACTTTACGATCAAAGTTTGACTCTTATCATatcatcatatcatatcatatcatatacTATTATAAGTGTGAAGTTTAAAGTACAAAATTAAAAGACCAAAAAattcaataaaaataaattaacctTTTTGCCCTTCATTTTGAACACCTCTTAATTTTTGTACCAAAAGGTAAAAATATCTCATACTATTCTATGataacataaaataaatttagcaaaaataagagaaatataaatCATACGAGTGGAAAGATATCAAATACCTTGTGGCTTACTACTGAAGATCGCTAGAACACCTAGTGGCTTGCTATTCAAGACGTTTGAACTAGTTTAGTTTCAATACGAGTCGTATAATAAGTTTGGAAGTTGGGACTCTAGGTATTAATTACTTGGTTAGTTGTATCCATTTTCATAATCCCACGgctgaagaaaaaaaaacttaataCTTTGTTAATTCTAAATttagtatataaaatatatattttttatataaatttattcggtacagttcgatatttttttggtttattttataaaattaaaaacctACCATATTATTCGGTATGactataaatttatataaaaattgaCAATTTTGTTAAAATAAGCCTACTAATCGGTTCAATACGGTTCAGTTCAGttggtttagtcggtttttaaagaTACATCGACACCcgtaagcatatatatatatataagctttttttaataaatattttaccatataCCTAACGGCTGTTAAGGtctcaaaaaaaagaaaaagaaaaagggaaaaggaaaaggaaaacgaaacaacaacaacaaccaagtataatcccattagtggggttttggatagtttgtacgcagaccttacccctaccgtggggtagagaggctgtttctgatagacgCTCAGCTCCCTTCCTCCAACAACTAAACACTTTGctcttgggtgactcgaactcatgaCCTCTTGATTAGAAGTGGAGTGTGCTCGCCAACATAAAAAGAGCCAAAAAAGTTTTAcaaattttaattatattttgttCCTGCACAAAAGTAAGACAAAATAAAATATACTAGTTCTGTAAATGCGATGGAAGCCTAAAGCAAAACAAGAAGACAACTTCGGTCAGCTACTGAAACCTCAGTATAAACCCCTTGTTTCTCTCTGTAAAACCCCAAAAATCAAACACCAATGAGTTCCCCAACTCCAGGATATTCTCCATTGAATCCTTCTCAACTAATCCAAACAATCACCACTCTTCTCTCTTCCTCCAAATCCCTCCCCAAATCCACTCTCAAATCCTACCTCCCTCACCTCACCCTTCCCATTATCCACTCCATTCTCTCCTCCCCTACCCTCTCTTCTCACCCCACCACCCTCTTCTCCTTCTTCCAATGGTCTCAATCCCACATACCCTCTCTCTCCACCCACCCCCTCCCTTTTCCTGCCCTCCCCTCTCTCTTATCTTCCCTCTTATCCCATCGCAAATTCAAGATTGCCAAATCCCTTCTCCTTAACTTTATCCCTTCTGATCACCCCCAACACCTTCTCCACCGTCACCTCCTTCACCCCATTTCCTCTTTCCCTCAACCCTCAAGGGATTTGTTGGATACTGCTATTGGTTCTTATTGCCAGTGTGAACAACCCCATCTTGCTCTTCagattttcaagaaaatgaaACGCCTTCGAATGTGCCCGAATTCGCTGACTTTTAATACTTTGATTAATGCATTGGTAAAGTACCCTTCTACTCACTCTGTTGATTTATGTAATGAGCTGTTCAATGATGTGCTTAAGCTTGGTTTGGCTCCGAATACAAATACTTTCAATATTTTGATTAGAGGGTATTGTTTAGTTTACAAGTTTAAGGATGCTAATGGCTTGTTGAATAGAATGAGTGAGTTTGGTTGCGTGCCGGATAATGTGAGTTATAATACTTTATTGGATGGACTGTGCAAGAAAGGTAGGTTGAATGATGTTAGGGATTTGTTGTTGGATATGAAGGGTAAAGGTCTCGTGCCAAACAGGAATACGTATAATATTTTGGTACATGGTTATTGTAAAATGGGGTGGTTGAAGGACGCTGCTCAGGTCGTCGAGCTGATGACGCAGAACAATACGTTGCCTGATCTTTGGACTTATAATATGTTGATTGATGGTCTGTGTAATGAAGGAAGGATCGATGATGCCTTTAAGCTTCGGGATGAGATGGTCGGGTTGAAATTGTTGCCTGATGTGAAAACTTATAACACCCTGATTAACGGGTGTCTTGATAATAAGAGAAGTTCAGAGGCCTTTGATCTGCTTGAAGTAATGAATAAGAAAGGGATCAAATGTGATGAATCTACTCATAATACATTGATTAAATGGTATTGCAAAGAAGGGAAGGTAGAAAAAGCTAGAGAGGTGATTCAACAAATGGAGGAAGGTGGTTTATGTCCAGATTGTGTTTCCTACAATACTTTGATAAGTGCATACTGTAAAGCAGGAAATCTACCAGAGGTTTTGAGGATAATGAAAAGAATGGGTGAAAAAGGTTTGAAAATGGATAATTTTTCTCTCAATACAATGCTTCATACTCTTTGTCAAGAAAGGAAACTTGATGAGGCCTACGAGTTGCTCTCTGTTGCTCATACCAGGGGCTATCTTGTCGATGCGGTAAGTTATGGCACTCTTATTGCTGGGTACTTTAGGTGTGGAAATATGGAAAAAGCTCTTAAGCTTTGGGATGAGATGAAAGAGAGAGAGGTAATTCCCACTATTATCACATACAACATCATAATTGGAGGGCTCTGTAAATCAGGTAAAACTCAGCTGGCAATCGCTAAACTCAACGAACTTTTAGAGAAGGGCATAGTGCCTAATGAAATAACATACAATACTATTATTCATGGATACTGTTGGGAGGGGAACATTGAGAAAGCATTTCAATTTCACAACAAAATGGTGGAGAATTCTTTTAAGCCTGATGTATATACATGCAACATTCTTCTTCGGGGACTTTGTAGGGAAGGTATGCTTGAAAAAGCCATTAAGCTATTTAATACGTGGATTGATAAAGGGAAGACCATTGATGTAGTAACTTATAACACCTTGATTACGGCTCTTTGTAAAGATCAAAGACTTGAGGATGCTCTAGGCCTTGTTGCTGAAATGGAAGAGAAAAATGTCCAACGTGATAAGTACACATATAATGCTATTATTGGTGCACTTACTGGTGCTGGAAGGCTTAAGGAAGCAGAAGAATTTTTGTCAAATATGACAGAGAGAGAAAGACCATCTGAACAGCAGCCGCAAATGGATAACAGGGAACATGAACTCACAGCTGAATCTTCACATGAACTAGATCCAAGTTCAATTGCTT
This sequence is a window from Nicotiana tomentosiformis chromosome 5, ASM39032v3, whole genome shotgun sequence. Protein-coding genes within it:
- the LOC104085323 gene encoding uncharacterized protein encodes the protein MLKLKPLIYSPSARPHSVVTEASTVPLRLAGFPVADKSSGSFPANSRIKSPHQLFSTRRRLSHRCFSVSMESAAGVNTATSSSVVRLKPIEATPESFKEFGQVIEASPDGEEFGPRDAQLDLSRGIPRFYVMQLKDRSLRFSKITHHANVTQCLGSIGGNVWYLGVAKPSIVDPADIKGAAGADIVQSRCGHFYVPPAVGEVQAFRISGPKFVKLNHGTWHAGPLFTDDKMDFYNLELNNTNVVDHTTHDFIKKNEVVFLLDD
- the LOC104085324 gene encoding uncharacterized protein, producing MPGGPKKYRKKAPDEPTKKYGKRLRKGTPMTCSNCKTVLHNKKGCAILKGQSSLAGAGSNTANARATTTASGGHYGTTGGGGSASQQSTTITTARSATKKNYGTTADSG
- the LOC104085325 gene encoding pentatricopeptide repeat-containing protein At2g16880; protein product: MSSPTPGYSPLNPSQLIQTITTLLSSSKSLPKSTLKSYLPHLTLPIIHSILSSPTLSSHPTTLFSFFQWSQSHIPSLSTHPLPFPALPSLLSSLLSHRKFKIAKSLLLNFIPSDHPQHLLHRHLLHPISSFPQPSRDLLDTAIGSYCQCEQPHLALQIFKKMKRLRMCPNSLTFNTLINALVKYPSTHSVDLCNELFNDVLKLGLAPNTNTFNILIRGYCLVYKFKDANGLLNRMSEFGCVPDNVSYNTLLDGLCKKGRLNDVRDLLLDMKGKGLVPNRNTYNILVHGYCKMGWLKDAAQVVELMTQNNTLPDLWTYNMLIDGLCNEGRIDDAFKLRDEMVGLKLLPDVKTYNTLINGCLDNKRSSEAFDLLEVMNKKGIKCDESTHNTLIKWYCKEGKVEKAREVIQQMEEGGLCPDCVSYNTLISAYCKAGNLPEVLRIMKRMGEKGLKMDNFSLNTMLHTLCQERKLDEAYELLSVAHTRGYLVDAVSYGTLIAGYFRCGNMEKALKLWDEMKEREVIPTIITYNIIIGGLCKSGKTQLAIAKLNELLEKGIVPNEITYNTIIHGYCWEGNIEKAFQFHNKMVENSFKPDVYTCNILLRGLCREGMLEKAIKLFNTWIDKGKTIDVVTYNTLITALCKDQRLEDALGLVAEMEEKNVQRDKYTYNAIIGALTGAGRLKEAEEFLSNMTERERPSEQQPQMDNREHELTAESSHELDPSSIAYSQQIDELCAEGRYKDAMLIYTELTQRGIALQKSTYFTLIKGLIKRRKSVSKTG